In a single window of the Terriglobus roseus genome:
- a CDS encoding DUF971 domain-containing protein, translating into MSHEGIRMISREESELVAKTEQPLPAAAITPAKVKIAITEGTGVTILWKDGHESHWTFPYLRDACPCATCHEEREQTGRALGEPKPKTTQLLQLYTPPAKPNSAEAIGRYAIKFKWADGHESGIYSWDFLRRLDEGALPVKVAR; encoded by the coding sequence ATGAGTCACGAAGGCATACGCATGATCAGCCGCGAGGAGAGCGAGCTCGTCGCAAAGACCGAGCAGCCTCTGCCGGCTGCAGCGATCACGCCCGCGAAGGTGAAGATCGCCATCACGGAGGGCACCGGCGTCACCATCCTCTGGAAGGACGGCCATGAATCGCACTGGACCTTCCCCTATCTGCGCGATGCCTGCCCCTGCGCCACCTGCCACGAAGAGCGCGAGCAGACAGGCCGCGCCCTGGGCGAGCCGAAGCCGAAGACCACGCAGTTGCTCCAGCTCTACACGCCACCCGCGAAGCCCAACTCCGCAGAGGCGATCGGCCGCTACGCCATCAAGTTCAAGTGGGCTGACGGGCATGAGAGCGGCATCTACTCGTGGGACTTTCTGCGGCGGCTGGATGAAGGCGCTCTGCCGGTGAAGGTGGCGCGATGA